One Camelina sativa cultivar DH55 chromosome 3, Cs, whole genome shotgun sequence genomic window carries:
- the LOC109131049 gene encoding uncharacterized protein LOC109131049 — MYCLQVAAYHLFFNASQICYLLALVIFVFLRFFDVFQNISAVNQVGELGATSFLRFADKQQAKGDFNVTFSGVFFASAIKDIAGIVL, encoded by the coding sequence ATGTATTGTCTTCAAGTTGCAGCTTATCACTTGTTCTTCAACGCATCTCAGATATGTTATCTTCTTGCCCTGgttatttttgtctttctcaGATTCTTCGATGTGTTCCAAAATATCTCAGCAGTGAATCAAGTCGGCGAGCTCGGAGCGACGTCGTTTTTAAGGTTTGCCGATAAACAACAAGCTAAGGGAGATTTTAATGTAACATTCTCTGGTGTTTTCTTTGCATCTGCAATCAAAGATATTGCTGGTATAGTTTTGTAG
- the LOC104778739 gene encoding uncharacterized protein At4g15545-like: LDSEVVELRQKLVDKENAVRELEEKASRLERDCREADSRLKIVLEDNMNLTKEKDSLAMTVTKLTRDLAKLETFKRQLIKSLSDESGPPQTEPVDIRTCDQSIPGSYPGKDERTHAHSTNYSGSTDMTNPGVEASKYTGNKFSMTPYISPRLTPTATPKIISTSVSPRGYSAAGSPKRTSGAVSPTKATLWYPSSQQSSAANSPPRHRTLPARTPRMDGKEFFRQARSRLSYEQFSSFLANIKELNAQKQTREETLRKADEIFGEDNKDLYLSFQCLLNRNMR; the protein is encoded by the exons CTAGACTCTGAGGTGGTGGAATTGAGGCAGAAGCTTGTGGATAAAGAGAATGCTGTTCGTGAGCTCGAGGAGAAGGCTTCTCGCCTTGAGAGAGATTGCCGCGAGGCTGATTCGAGATTGAAGATTGTCCTCGAGGACAAT ATGAACCTGACTAAGGAGAAGGATTCACTGGCAATGACTGTAACAAAACTCACTCGTGATTTGGCTAAg TTGGAGACATTCAAGCGGCAGTTGATCAAATCCCTGAGCGATGAGAGTGGTCCTCCG CAAACAGAACCTGTTGATATCAGGACATGCGACCAGTCAATTCCTGGATCATACCCAGGCAAAG ATGAAAGAACCCATGCGCACTCAACGAACTACAGTGGATCTACAGACATGACCAATCCAGGTGTCGAAG CTTCGAAATACACTGGAAACAAATTTTCAATGACACCATACATCTCTCCACGTCTCACACCAACCGCAACACCAAAGATCATCTCTACAAGTGTATCCCCTCGAGGCTATTCTGCAGCGGGTTCTCCTAAAAGGACATCAGGTGCGGTTTCTCCCACAAAGGCAACACTCTGGTACCCATCAAGTCAGCAATCATCAGCTGCAAATTCTCCTCCTCGCCACCGCACACTCCCAG ctcGAACACCGCGGATGGATGGTAAAGAATTTTTCCGGCAAGCTAG GAGCCGATTATCGTACGAACAATTCAGTTCCTTCTTAGCTAACATCAAGGAGCTCAATGCTCAAAAGCAAACCCGAGAG GAAACTCTGAGGAAAGCAGACGAGATATTTGGGGAAGATAACAAAGATCTTTATTTATCATTCCAATGCCTCCTTAACCGAAACATGCGTTAA
- the LOC104775705 gene encoding LOB domain-containing protein 3-like isoform X1, which translates to MVGASVDCGARRLQNSSFQLGQVVIRQKGHRHGRPASPCAGCKLLRRKCVKDCVFAPYFPSKEPYKFAIVHKIFGASNVNKMLQELSENQQGDAVNSMVYEANARVQDPVYGCVGTISSLQRQLEALQTQLAFAQAELIHMRTSTLCRIDIKPSPYTPSTVTFPTNKDFSSDVDMAFVYEDGSGDSLWSC; encoded by the exons ATGGTTGGAGCTTCTGTGGACTGTGGTGCACGTCGTCTTCAAAACTCCTCTTTCCAGTTAGGTCAGGTAGTTATCAG ACAAAAGGGTCACAGACATGGACGACCAGCATCGCCCTGTGCCGGGTGTAAGCTTCTCCGGCGGAAGTGTGTGAAAGATTGCGTCTTTGCTCCATATTTTCCGTCTAAAGAACCTTACAAATTTGCCATTGTCCACAAGATTTTTGGTGCTAGTAATGTCAATAAGATGTTGCAG GAGCTATCGGAGAACCAACAGGGCGACGCCGTGAATTCTATGGTGTACGAGGCCAACGCGAGGGTGCAAGATCCTGTGTACGGATGTGTAGGGACAATTTCTTCATTACAAAGGCAACTCGAGGCTCTCCAAACTCAACTCGCTTTTGCTCAGGCCGAGTTGATTCATATGAGGACGTCGACGCTCTGCCGTATTGACATCAAACCTTCGCCGTACACACCGAGCACCGTTACTTTCCCGACGAACAAAGACTTCTCCAGTGACGTCGACATGGCTTTTGTGTATGAGGATGGTTCGGGAGACTCCCTTTGGTCGTGCTAG
- the LOC104775705 gene encoding LOB domain-containing protein 3-like isoform X2 — MRQKGHRHGRPASPCAGCKLLRRKCVKDCVFAPYFPSKEPYKFAIVHKIFGASNVNKMLQELSENQQGDAVNSMVYEANARVQDPVYGCVGTISSLQRQLEALQTQLAFAQAELIHMRTSTLCRIDIKPSPYTPSTVTFPTNKDFSSDVDMAFVYEDGSGDSLWSC; from the exons atgagACAAAAGGGTCACAGACATGGACGACCAGCATCGCCCTGTGCCGGGTGTAAGCTTCTCCGGCGGAAGTGTGTGAAAGATTGCGTCTTTGCTCCATATTTTCCGTCTAAAGAACCTTACAAATTTGCCATTGTCCACAAGATTTTTGGTGCTAGTAATGTCAATAAGATGTTGCAG GAGCTATCGGAGAACCAACAGGGCGACGCCGTGAATTCTATGGTGTACGAGGCCAACGCGAGGGTGCAAGATCCTGTGTACGGATGTGTAGGGACAATTTCTTCATTACAAAGGCAACTCGAGGCTCTCCAAACTCAACTCGCTTTTGCTCAGGCCGAGTTGATTCATATGAGGACGTCGACGCTCTGCCGTATTGACATCAAACCTTCGCCGTACACACCGAGCACCGTTACTTTCCCGACGAACAAAGACTTCTCCAGTGACGTCGACATGGCTTTTGTGTATGAGGATGGTTCGGGAGACTCCCTTTGGTCGTGCTAG